One Stenotrophomonas oahuensis genomic region harbors:
- a CDS encoding type II toxin-antitoxin system RelE/ParE family toxin, translating into MSNVSTDPCTVELTRNFTRNLSAIEVFLIEHASTEALHVLIRELTGTIVPNLELFPRMGRLLLSHPTRSVQGVQAVTRLSEKLNAIAELGELREYLTSDYLILYVLVNRTVSLLSIRHHQQTSFDMAGHWDAM; encoded by the coding sequence GTGTCGAATGTTTCGACAGATCCGTGCACAGTAGAACTTACAAGGAACTTCACGCGAAACCTTTCGGCAATTGAAGTATTCCTTATTGAACATGCATCTACTGAAGCGCTGCACGTCCTGATTCGCGAATTGACCGGCACCATTGTTCCAAATTTGGAGCTGTTCCCGCGCATGGGGCGATTGTTGCTGAGCCACCCTACCCGGTCGGTGCAGGGGGTCCAAGCGGTAACGCGGCTGAGTGAAAAACTGAATGCTATCGCCGAGCTGGGTGAACTGCGCGAGTACCTGACCTCTGACTACCTGATCCTGTATGTGTTGGTAAACAGGACAGTCTCATTGCTATCCATCCGCCACCATCAACAGACATCGTTCGACATGGCAGGCCATTGGGATGCTATGTAA
- a CDS encoding type II toxin-antitoxin system Phd/YefM family antitoxin, with product MAISARDVVSLSQARANLSELAEQVKAGAEKIVTKNGESYVAIIDAQRLDYYHQLERERIHLLLLEDASRGLDDVAAGNVEDARTALEAIKRRLTESKG from the coding sequence ATGGCCATCTCAGCACGTGACGTCGTCTCGTTATCCCAGGCCCGGGCGAACCTCTCGGAGCTGGCTGAACAAGTGAAGGCCGGCGCAGAAAAAATCGTGACCAAGAATGGAGAAAGCTACGTGGCCATCATCGATGCGCAGCGCCTGGACTATTACCACCAATTGGAGCGGGAACGCATCCATCTTCTGCTGCTCGAAGACGCGAGCAGAGGTCTGGACGACGTGGCGGCAGGCAACGTGGAAGATGCGCGTACAGCCCTTGAAGCTATCAAACGCCGCCTTACCGAGAGCAAGGGGTAA
- the guaA gene encoding glutamine-hydrolyzing GMP synthase, giving the protein MTNIHNDKILILDFGAQYTQLIARRIREIGVYCEIWAWDHDPAEIAAFGAKGIILSGGPESTTLPGAPAAPQEVFDSGLPIFGICYGMQTLAAQLGGATEAADQREFGHAEVNVINPDALFSGLSDHGGEPRLNVWMSHGDHVSKAPPGFTITATTDRIPVAAMANEEKRWYGVQFHPEVTHTLQGQTLLRRFVVDVCGCQTLWTAANIIDDQIARVREQVGDDEVILGLSGGVDSSVVAALLHKAIGDKLTCVFVDTGLLRWQEGDQVMAMFAEHMGVKVIRVNAADRYFAKLEGVSDPEAKRKIIGNLFVDIFDEESNKLSNAKWLAQGTIYPDVIESAGSKTGKAHVIKSHHNVGGLPEHMKLGLVEPLRELFKDEVRRLGVELGLPRSMVYRHPFPGPGLGVRILGEVKREYAELLAKADAIFIDELRKADLYDKTSQAFAVFLPVKSVGVVGDARAYEWVIALRAVETIDFMTAHWAHLPYDFLGTVSNRIINELRGVSRVVYDISGKPPATIEWE; this is encoded by the coding sequence ATGACCAACATTCACAACGACAAGATCCTCATTCTCGATTTCGGCGCGCAGTACACCCAGCTGATCGCCCGCCGCATCCGCGAGATCGGCGTGTACTGCGAAATCTGGGCGTGGGACCACGACCCGGCCGAGATCGCCGCGTTCGGTGCCAAGGGCATCATTCTTTCCGGTGGCCCGGAATCGACCACCCTGCCGGGCGCACCCGCCGCGCCGCAGGAAGTGTTCGACAGCGGCCTGCCGATCTTCGGCATCTGCTACGGCATGCAGACCCTGGCCGCACAGCTGGGTGGTGCCACTGAAGCCGCTGATCAGCGCGAATTCGGTCACGCCGAAGTCAACGTCATCAACCCCGATGCGCTGTTCTCCGGCCTGAGCGACCACGGCGGCGAGCCGCGTCTGAACGTGTGGATGAGCCACGGCGACCACGTCTCCAAGGCTCCCCCGGGCTTCACCATCACCGCCACCACCGACCGCATTCCCGTTGCCGCGATGGCCAACGAAGAGAAGCGCTGGTACGGCGTGCAGTTCCATCCGGAAGTGACCCACACCCTGCAGGGCCAGACCCTGCTGCGTCGTTTCGTGGTCGATGTGTGTGGCTGCCAGACCCTGTGGACCGCCGCCAACATCATCGACGACCAGATTGCCCGCGTGCGCGAGCAGGTCGGCGATGACGAAGTGATCCTTGGCCTGTCCGGTGGTGTCGATTCCTCCGTCGTGGCCGCGCTGCTGCACAAGGCGATTGGTGACAAGCTCACCTGCGTGTTTGTCGACACCGGCCTGCTGCGCTGGCAGGAAGGCGACCAGGTGATGGCGATGTTCGCCGAGCACATGGGCGTCAAGGTGATCCGCGTCAACGCGGCTGATCGTTACTTCGCCAAGCTGGAGGGCGTCAGCGACCCGGAAGCCAAGCGCAAGATCATCGGCAACCTGTTCGTGGACATCTTCGACGAAGAATCCAACAAGCTCAGCAACGCCAAGTGGCTGGCGCAGGGCACCATCTACCCGGACGTGATCGAGTCGGCCGGCAGCAAGACCGGTAAGGCCCATGTCATCAAGAGCCACCACAACGTGGGCGGCCTGCCGGAACACATGAAGCTGGGCCTGGTGGAACCGCTGCGCGAATTGTTCAAGGACGAAGTGCGTCGCCTCGGCGTCGAACTCGGCCTGCCGCGCAGCATGGTCTACCGCCACCCGTTCCCGGGCCCGGGCCTGGGCGTGCGCATCCTCGGCGAAGTGAAGCGTGAGTACGCCGAGCTGCTGGCCAAGGCCGATGCCATCTTCATCGACGAACTGCGCAAGGCCGATCTGTACGACAAGACCAGCCAGGCGTTCGCCGTGTTCCTGCCGGTGAAGTCGGTCGGCGTGGTCGGTGATGCCCGTGCCTACGAGTGGGTGATCGCACTACGCGCGGTGGAAACCATCGACTTCATGACCGCTCACTGGGCGCACCTGCCGTATGATTTCCTCGGCACCGTGAGCAACCGCATCATCAACGAACTGCGCGGCGTTTCGCGCGTGGTCTACGACATCTCCGGCAAGCCGCCGGCAACGATCGAGTGGGAATAA
- a CDS encoding TetR/AcrR family transcriptional regulator — protein MHPELSPKATEIVSHARALLEAGGYNGFSYADIAERVAISKASIHHHFPSKAELVRTVVVLYRAEARDGLALLDRQLDDPLRELQAYVGYWSACIAGGTSSFCICAMLAAELPLIPPEIATEVRGHFEDLTGWLALTLEKGAAQGQLLLQGSPEDEAKAFMSAVHGAMLAARGFGDANTFAALAKLQIARLTRAN, from the coding sequence ATGCATCCCGAACTGTCCCCCAAAGCCACCGAAATCGTCAGCCACGCCCGGGCCCTGCTCGAGGCGGGGGGCTACAACGGTTTCAGCTACGCCGACATCGCCGAGCGGGTCGCCATCAGCAAGGCCAGCATCCACCACCACTTTCCCAGCAAGGCCGAACTGGTACGCACGGTCGTGGTGCTGTATCGCGCCGAGGCGCGTGATGGCCTGGCTTTGCTGGACAGGCAGCTGGACGATCCCCTGCGCGAACTGCAGGCGTATGTGGGCTACTGGTCGGCCTGTATTGCAGGCGGTACATCCTCGTTCTGCATCTGCGCGATGCTGGCCGCGGAACTCCCGCTGATTCCGCCTGAGATCGCCACCGAGGTGCGTGGGCATTTCGAGGACCTGACCGGGTGGCTGGCACTGACCCTGGAGAAGGGCGCGGCGCAGGGCCAACTGCTGCTGCAGGGGAGCCCGGAAGACGAGGCCAAGGCGTTCATGTCCGCTGTCCATGGTGCCATGCTGGCGGCACGTGGCTTTGGCGACGCCAACACCTTTGCAGCGCTGGCAAAGCTCCAGATCGCGCGTTTGACCCGAGCAAACTGA
- a CDS encoding helix-turn-helix domain-containing protein: MNLIDIGNAVRTRRSELGLSQVQLAHLSGLSRQTLVGLENGTLSDLGVNRVGQVTAVLGLDSPKLDTQARRKKRGLWMAAKTASVSYTRELMPEALEEALVSGEVPAPFAPHVTYLLDEAPVPVVVMAVEEAASHAQLPPKKIWRNVAKLARSLSVHRRVLWA, from the coding sequence ATGAACCTCATCGACATCGGTAATGCTGTCCGGACCCGGCGTTCCGAGTTGGGTCTGTCCCAGGTGCAGCTCGCGCATTTGAGCGGGCTGTCGCGTCAGACCTTGGTTGGCTTGGAGAATGGCACCCTGAGCGACCTGGGGGTAAACCGGGTTGGGCAGGTAACGGCCGTGTTGGGCCTGGACAGTCCAAAGCTGGACACGCAGGCACGCCGCAAGAAGCGCGGCCTCTGGATGGCGGCCAAGACGGCTAGCGTCAGTTACACACGTGAGCTGATGCCTGAGGCGCTGGAGGAGGCATTGGTGAGTGGCGAAGTACCTGCTCCATTTGCTCCGCATGTGACATATCTGCTCGACGAGGCGCCCGTACCAGTTGTCGTAATGGCTGTGGAAGAGGCAGCCTCGCATGCGCAGTTGCCACCCAAAAAGATCTGGCGAAACGTGGCGAAGCTGGCCCGTTCCTTGTCTGTGCATCGCCGCGTGCTGTGGGCATGA
- a CDS encoding nucleotidyl transferase AbiEii/AbiGii toxin family protein, which translates to MIDEISRYGGIADPFWTLGGGTVLMFRYNHRLSKDIDIFVPDPQYLGFVTPRLSDAAADLTQDYTEQPGSFVKLQFEEGEVDFVAAPNLLEDAWDTWEICGRSVKVETASEIIAKKMYHRGDRLTARDLFDFALVIEREPQQLLAATPFLLRHREAFLSQMHAPHASVRAAFDAIAVLDYTASFERCVAQVDEFLSGL; encoded by the coding sequence TTGATTGACGAAATCAGCAGATATGGTGGGATTGCGGATCCGTTCTGGACACTGGGCGGAGGAACGGTGTTGATGTTTCGCTACAACCACCGGTTGAGCAAAGACATCGACATCTTCGTGCCTGACCCGCAGTATCTCGGCTTTGTCACGCCTCGATTGAGCGATGCGGCAGCAGACCTGACTCAGGACTACACAGAGCAGCCCGGCTCTTTTGTAAAACTTCAATTCGAGGAGGGCGAGGTAGACTTTGTTGCCGCCCCGAACCTGCTCGAGGACGCTTGGGACACGTGGGAGATCTGCGGTCGTTCGGTAAAAGTGGAGACTGCGTCCGAGATCATCGCCAAGAAGATGTACCACCGTGGTGACAGGCTGACGGCGCGCGATCTGTTCGACTTTGCTCTTGTGATCGAGCGTGAGCCTCAACAACTTCTAGCTGCGACGCCGTTCCTCCTGCGCCATCGAGAGGCATTCCTGTCGCAGATGCACGCGCCACATGCCAGCGTGCGTGCGGCGTTCGATGCCATCGCGGTCCTGGATTACACGGCAAGTTTCGAGCGTTGCGTGGCCCAGGTCGACGAGTTTCTGAGCGGTCTTTAG
- a CDS encoding zeta toxin family protein, producing MTSPDTRLSPQEHQRVLAESIIPRSGLLESSPIERPRAIILAGQPGAGKGGLTSSAEVEFAGNSVTLDPDELRSYHPNVQRFRESNPYLWAGDTHEDASQWNKELRSAAIEGRRNLVVDTTLGSGDGAVNLINDLKAKGYDVEVRGLVAHRLESELGVDNRFAGQLDKLGFGRYVPDSVRQHVYEALPGNLDKVHLETGVQIRLFNRQGEELYNNRQDSRLPGTALDAERDARLRDPTLTHTLRDGWKSMRNWHQDLPDTIQHNTKVSPNAAEALLIQRSELKVAEAVSRETATAIQVDHQVRVRPNMIRGAAIGGTAVTAVEAVTEGRKIADLYGRDNPVGAQAAIVDFGARSVGGFAGAVVGAKVGTLIGIESGPGAIVTGLIGAGVGAMGASAAVEWIENYQINNQRDATGKLWTFDPENPSAGWTRTEREVIGSVGTLVDRPIYGPTQEFTADPALAQELNYKASSEAIGLRLGEPDRPIPPYSIPGDSRDTPSIYPASWERNPETGVWRREVVVSELEHGMKNVQVEFADSQKAKHLDEYAAGTIAYNASRSPAAMAKTYEDTHAQLGWQQHGKVPDAVTWARDHTDQVLASDGRTYQRGKDGEWTHDGVFWDSKANGNLRDELDATYLQVQTHYARTADAPAQVSAVAQNTPDAVTPLATAAAMPVDDMRQPGHPGNRTYMQMMDRVSLFDSQQGLPTGEHSQRLAASTSVIANRERLDPDRTFVEKSPQGEIALVERPRPGQTGERRFEIDIRALSSRPIEETSRELANDRSPHYLNPPAPARTVEQELALQRMAPSDKAMFERIRTGTPVSVADEAVVSAVTASKQRGIDQADKISAVAMDGDRLFVVGNTPGFRAMTDVSQPQPELQRGVEQLQTQNQQQSLDQQRQQSEEQQRSASKSAAMSM from the coding sequence ATGACCTCTCCCGATACGCGACTTAGCCCTCAAGAACATCAGAGAGTTCTCGCTGAGAGCATCATCCCCAGAAGCGGCCTATTGGAATCCAGCCCAATTGAACGTCCTCGCGCCATTATTCTTGCGGGACAGCCGGGGGCAGGAAAGGGTGGCCTGACCAGCTCTGCTGAGGTTGAGTTTGCCGGAAACTCTGTCACATTGGACCCTGACGAGCTACGTAGCTATCACCCAAACGTACAACGCTTTCGCGAATCAAACCCCTACCTCTGGGCAGGCGACACTCACGAGGACGCAAGCCAATGGAACAAGGAGCTTCGAAGCGCCGCCATTGAAGGAAGGCGCAATCTTGTCGTAGATACCACGCTGGGGAGTGGCGACGGTGCAGTAAACCTAATTAATGATTTGAAGGCAAAGGGATACGACGTTGAGGTTCGCGGGCTGGTAGCGCATCGACTGGAGAGCGAGCTGGGCGTCGACAACCGTTTCGCGGGTCAGCTCGACAAGCTAGGTTTCGGCCGTTACGTCCCCGACTCCGTCCGGCAGCATGTCTACGAGGCTCTCCCGGGAAACCTGGACAAAGTACACTTGGAGACAGGCGTACAGATCCGACTTTTCAATCGGCAAGGCGAAGAACTCTACAACAATCGTCAAGATTCAAGATTGCCCGGAACTGCGCTCGATGCAGAGCGGGATGCCCGCCTCCGGGACCCGACCCTGACGCACACGCTTCGCGATGGCTGGAAGTCCATGCGTAATTGGCATCAGGATCTCCCAGACACAATTCAACACAATACCAAAGTTTCTCCGAACGCAGCTGAAGCACTTTTGATTCAACGATCAGAACTCAAAGTCGCCGAAGCCGTCTCCCGCGAAACCGCCACCGCCATCCAGGTGGACCACCAAGTCCGCGTCCGTCCCAACATGATCCGTGGCGCGGCCATCGGCGGCACCGCCGTTACCGCTGTAGAAGCCGTCACCGAGGGCCGCAAGATCGCCGACCTTTATGGGCGCGATAATCCGGTAGGTGCGCAGGCCGCCATCGTCGACTTTGGTGCGCGCAGTGTCGGCGGTTTCGCTGGCGCGGTGGTCGGTGCCAAGGTCGGCACCCTGATCGGTATCGAATCTGGACCCGGGGCCATCGTGACCGGCCTCATCGGGGCCGGCGTGGGCGCAATGGGTGCAAGCGCTGCGGTCGAGTGGATCGAGAATTACCAGATCAACAATCAGCGCGACGCCACGGGCAAGCTGTGGACGTTCGATCCGGAGAACCCGAGCGCTGGCTGGACCCGCACCGAGCGCGAGGTGATCGGCAGCGTTGGCACCCTGGTGGACCGGCCCATCTACGGCCCCACTCAGGAGTTCACGGCTGATCCGGCCCTGGCACAGGAACTGAACTACAAAGCATCCAGCGAAGCCATCGGACTGCGCCTGGGCGAACCGGATCGTCCCATTCCTCCCTACAGCATTCCGGGCGACTCACGCGATACGCCCAGCATTTACCCAGCCTCATGGGAGCGAAATCCCGAAACCGGCGTGTGGCGTCGCGAGGTGGTGGTTTCGGAGCTGGAGCACGGCATGAAGAACGTGCAGGTCGAGTTTGCCGACTCGCAGAAGGCCAAGCATCTGGACGAGTATGCGGCTGGCACGATTGCCTACAACGCATCGCGCAGCCCTGCCGCCATGGCGAAGACCTATGAAGACACCCACGCTCAGCTGGGCTGGCAGCAGCACGGCAAGGTGCCGGACGCGGTGACCTGGGCGCGCGACCACACCGACCAGGTGTTGGCCTCCGATGGTCGTACTTACCAGCGCGGCAAGGATGGCGAATGGACTCACGACGGCGTGTTCTGGGACTCCAAGGCCAATGGCAACCTGCGTGACGAACTTGACGCCACCTATCTACAGGTCCAGACGCACTACGCGCGTACGGCGGATGCACCCGCACAGGTGTCGGCGGTAGCCCAGAACACGCCTGATGCCGTCACGCCGTTGGCCACTGCTGCGGCGATGCCGGTCGACGATATGCGCCAGCCGGGACATCCGGGCAACCGCACGTACATGCAGATGATGGACCGCGTTTCACTGTTTGACTCGCAACAGGGTTTGCCAACCGGCGAACACAGTCAACGGTTGGCAGCATCGACATCCGTTATTGCCAATCGTGAGCGCCTGGACCCGGACCGCACCTTCGTGGAGAAATCCCCGCAGGGCGAGATCGCTCTGGTGGAGCGCCCGCGGCCCGGTCAGACCGGTGAGCGGCGTTTTGAAATCGACATTCGGGCGTTGTCTTCGCGTCCGATCGAGGAGACCTCGCGCGAGCTGGCCAATGATCGTTCACCGCACTACCTCAATCCGCCGGCTCCTGCACGGACTGTGGAGCAGGAGCTGGCGTTGCAGCGCATGGCCCCTTCGGACAAGGCCATGTTTGAGCGGATTCGAACCGGCACGCCTGTATCGGTGGCCGACGAGGCCGTGGTCAGTGCGGTGACCGCCAGCAAGCAGCGCGGTATCGATCAGGCCGACAAGATCAGCGCGGTGGCGATGGATGGGGATCGACTGTTTGTTGTCGGCAACACGCCTGGGTTTAGGGCAATGACCGATGTGTCGCAGCCGCAGCCGGAGTTGCAGCGCGGTGTGGAGCAGTTGCAGACGCAGAACCAGCAACAGTCGTTGGATCAGCAGCGGCAGCAGAGTGAGGAGCAGCAGCGGTCGGCCAGCAAGTCGGCGGCGATGTCGATGTGA